The Clostridium sporogenes region TCTTTGAGAAAGCAAAAAGGATTATCACAAGACGAATTAGGTAGCAAGCTAAATGTTTCAAGACAAACGATTTCTAAGTGGGAACTTGGTGAAACTACGCCAGAACTAGAAAAATTAATAGCCTTAGGAGACTTTTTTGAAATATCATTAGATGAATTAGTAATGGACGTAAAAGCAAAAGAGAGTACAAAGACAGAACCATTAGTAATGAATAGGCTTGAAACAATAATTGATAGTATTGATCGAGAAAATGTTAAGATGTATACAAAGAAAATATCTAAAATAGTACTAATAATTATGATATTAATTCTTGCTATTGATTTGATTTCAATGATTGTGTACTTTATACTTAATGGTTTCTCTATATAAACTTATTATACACAAAATAAATAAGAAAAAATAATGAATTAATAGCTAGTAAAATGTATTACATTTTACTAGCTATTAATATATATAAATAAAAAATACATTTAAAATTCTCACCCGGAAACAAAATGGCAACAAATTCATTATATTTGGTAAAAATACCATGGTAATATTTAGGTATACCAAATGGGAGGAGTGAATTTTTATGAGAAAAAAAGCTATAATTTCTTTACTATTAATATTAATAATTATGTTAAGTATTTCAGGTTGTGGTAAAAAAGAAAAAACAAGTGTATTAACCAACAATGTAAAACAACAAGAAGCCATGAAAGAAAACGAAATAAAAAAGTTTATTAAAAATGGAACTAATTTTTTAAATGAAGGAAAATATGATGATGCTAAAAGTTCTTTTGAAAAAGCAGTTTCAATGGAGAAATCTAACAAGGAATCTTATATAGAAATAAAAAATAAATATATGGGAAAAAATAGATTAGATGATGCCTATTATTTTGTAAAACTAGCTGTAAATAATAATGTAGATACTGAAAACATGAAAAAACTATTAAGTGATATAAAATCAAGATTTGAAGTTACTAAATTATATATTAATGTATATCAAAATAATGAATATAAATTGCCGGATAAAATTAAAGCTAAAATAAATAATGAAGACAAGGAGGTTGAAGTTATTTGGAATAATAAAAGTGTGGATACAAGTGAAATAGGAACTACAAAGTACCAAGGTAAAATAGAACAGTATGATAGAATTGCTGAATTAAATCTTAAAGTATTGCAATCTCCAAAAGAGAAAAAAGAGAACAAGAATAAAGAGGAGAAAATCAATAAAAATATAAATAATTCTCAAAAACCATATAATGATAAAAATATAAAAGAAGTTAAAAATGGAAAACAGATAGGATTTATAAATAGAATATATGAACAAAATGGTAAAAAATATTTAAAATTTGATAAGGTAGAATTCTTTAAAAATAAAGATTCTAATGATAGGACTGCAGAAAGAGAAGCTATAAAAGATGGAAAAGAAGACTATTTATTTGATGATGGGCGAATAGCAAATGATTATTATCTTAGAAATAATGATAATAGTTTAGAAGAGTATGAAATATCCCCAAATGTACAGGTAAATGTTTGTACGTATCATATAAATTCAAATATCAATACTATAGATTTGCAAAGAATCAGTTATGAAAAACTTAAAACTTTAGATAATGTTTATGGTCAGGGCAATGCTTTATTCTATATATATGTAGAAGATAATGTAATAGTAAAAATACAAGAACAATTTAGACCTTAAGGGTATAAAATATTAAATAAGTTAAAAATAGATTCCTTTAAATAGTGGTGATGCTTAGAATATTACTGAAACAAAAGATTCAGCAATATTCTAAGCATATATTTGTAAAGTATTATATAATTTAAATTTTCACCCGGAAACAAATTGGAAACAAGTTTATTAATTTTGGTAAAAATACCATGGTAATATTTAAATATACCGAATGCAAGGAGTGAAAATTTATGAGAAAAAAAGCTATAATTTCATTAACATTAATATTAATAGTTATGCTAAGTGCTTCAGGGTGCGGCAAGAAACAAAAAACAAGTATATTAACAAATGATGTAAAACAACAAGAGGCTATGAAAGAAAATGAAATAAAAAAATTTATTAAAGATGGAACTAATTTTCTAAATGCAGGAAAATATGATGATGCTAAAAGTTCTTTTGAAAAAGCAATTTCAATGGACAAGTCTAACAAGGGGGCTTATATAGAAATAAAAAATAAATATATGGAGAAGAAAAGAATAGATGATGCCTATTATTTTATAAAATTAGCTGTAAGCAATAATGTTGATACTGAAAATATGAAAAAATTATTAAATGATATAAAATCAAAATTTCAAGTTACAAAAGTGTATGTGAATGTATATCAAGATAATGAATACAAATTACCAGATAAAATTAAAGTAAAAATAAACAATGAAGACAAGGAAGTTGGAGTTGTTTGGAATAATAAGAGTGTAGATACAAGTAAAGTGGGAACTATAAAGTACGAAGGTAAAATAGAACAGTATGATAGAATTGCTGAATTATATCTTGAAATAATAGAGATTGAAAAAGAGATTGAAAAAGAAGATAACAATAAAAAAGTGAAGAACACTCAAGAAAAAAATAAGAATGAAAAAGTAAAAGAAGTAAAAGAAGGAAAACAGATAGGCTTTATAAATGAAATATATGAACAAAATGGTAAAAGGTATTTGAAATTTGATGATGTAGAATTTTTCTTAAATAAAGATGATAATGATAAAACTGCAGAAAGAGAAGCTGTAAAAGATGGCAATAAGAATTTAGTGGTTGACGGATGGTATTATATTAGAAATAAAGATAAGAGTTTAGAAGCTTATGAAATATCTCCAAATGCATATATATATGTTTGTGGATATCGTAATAATTTAAATGCTTTAGACTTACAAAAGGTTAATTATGAAAGTTTTAAAAATTTAGGATTTGACCATGGAAATTTTTTAGCGTATATATATGTAGAAAATAATGTAATAGTAAGAATAGAAGAACAGTATAGACCTTAAAAATCATAAAATATTAAATAACTTAAAGACATATTAGTTTAAATAGTGATTATTATAAGAGCATTACTGAAAGAAAAAGATTCAGTAATATTCTAATATATATTTATAAAATATTGTATAATTAAATTTTGGAGATGTAGTTATTGACATAAATGAAAACAATAGGGGGAATTTGCAGTGGGATTTAAGGTTCTAATAGTTGAAGATGAAGTGTCTATAAATGATATTTTAGTATCTGCATTAAGGGCAGATGGATATACTGCCAAGGGTGTATTTTTAGCTAAGGAAGCAAAAGACGCTTTAGAGATTTTTCACCCAGATTTAATATTATTGGATATAAACTTACCGGATGAGAATGGTTTTGAATTATGTAGGTATATAAATAATAAATCTTGTATTCCAATAATTATGTTAACCGCCCGTAATGATATTGTGGACAAGGTTTTAGGGTTAGAGTTAGGTGCAGATGATTATATTACTAAACCATTTAATATAAAAGAGGTATTGACTAGGGTAAAGGTGGCAATAAGAAGAGTTAATAAGTATAAAGAAAAATCAGAGGAAGAATTTATATATATAAATAAATTTGTTAAAGTTAACCTAGAAGGTAGAATTGTATTTAAAGATGATGAAGAAGTTAAACTAAAACCTCAGGAATATGAATTATTAGAGTTTTTTATTAAAAATAGAAATATAGTTTTTTCAAGAGAAATTCTCTTAAATAAAGTTTGGGGATTTGATTATGAGGGTGAGGTTAGAACAGTGGATGTTCATGTTAGAAGATTAAGAAGCAAGCTTGATAAAGAGAATGTAACATCTATTATAGATACTGTTTTTGGAATAGGATATGTAATGAGGTAACTTTTATGAAAATAAGATATAAATTTATAGCTGGTTTAATATTTATACTGATAGTTTCTATGGTAGTAATGAATGTTGCAATAACAAATGTTTTAAATTCAAATATGGAAAATGGTATAAATAATTTTTTAAAACAAGTAATGAATAGCACCCACGAGTATGTAAAGTACACCCTTGTGACTAATAGTACTAAGGACAAAAAAGAAGCATTAGTTGAAGAGGGTAATTATATAATAAAACACATATCTTTAAATTATGAATGTAAATGTGATATAAGAGATATAAATTATAAATTGATAGAAGGAAATGTTCCAGAAGAATTCAGAAGTATAACAAAAAAAAGTAAAGAAATAGTCATGGATGGTAAAGCTGTAGTGGATTTGAAATATAAAAATAATGGAGTAGATGCAATGCTAACTTATCCTATATATATTGATAATAAATATATGGGGATTGTAAGTATAGTAAAGAATTATGATACAGAATATAGGAACTATAAAAATACTATAAATATTATAAATATTATAGAACTTGGAACATTTATAGTTATATTTATATTTTTATTTTTAAGGACAAATAAAATTACTGAGCCAATTACCGAATTAACAGATGCAATAAAAAAACTAGGATATGGGGATTATGATATTTACATTGCTGAACATGGAAAAGATGAGGTAGCAATATTAGCAAGAGAATTTATAAATATGAGAGATAAAATAAAAGAACAAATAGAAACCATTGAATCGGAAAAGAACAAGGTCTATAAATTAGAAAAAGGAAGAAAGGAATTTTTTAATAGTGTAACTCATGAGTTAAAAACACCATTAACAGCTATATCAGGATATGCTGAATTATTACTTACAGGAATGGTTCAAGATGAAGAATTTGATAAAAGGGCTATTGAAAGAATCTATTCCGAAAGTGATAGACTTCATAAATTAGTATTAGAGCTTATAGATGTGTCCAAAGGTATGTGTGTTATTGAAGAAGAACTTAAGTATATTGATATAAAAGAGCTTATTATTCAAAGCTGTAATGATATGAATATAAAGGCTAACAAATATTCCTTAAAAATAGTACAAAATATAAGTGAAGGAACAGTTAAGGCACAACAGGATAAAATCAGGCAAGTATTAATCAATATAATCGATAATGCAATAAAATATTCCTATGGAGGAAATGAGATATACGTTAATTCTTATATATTAGATAATAAATATGTCATTGAAGTAATAAATAATAGTAATCCAATTCTAGATGAAATATTTAATAATATATTTGAACCTTTTATAAAATCTAGTAATGATAATAAAGATAGTAGGGGACTGGGGTTATATTTATGCAATGAAATAATTAAAGAGCATAATGGTGAAATAACTATAGAAAATGGTTCGTTAATAAAAGTAAAAATTACTTTAATAATTTAAATATATGAAAAGCACACTAATCTTTGTGGGATAGGTGCTTTTTTATTTGTGGTTAATTTGTATATGAATTCCACAAAATTTAATCTTAATATTTAAGTTACAGCTAAAAAATATATGTAAGAAAAGTTATGATGAGGATTTAAGGAGTTATATAATAATGGGATGATTTAATAAAGCCGTAAGTTTTGTGTCCGTTTTTTATAAACTTAAGATTTCGTAAGAATTTTTTATAATTCTCTTAAACTCTATCTTCTACAATGAGATTACTATATTAGAAAGGAAGTAGAAGATATGAAAAAAAGATTTAAAAAGAGTTTATTATTTATTATAATAATAATAATTTGTGGATTTTGTTATATGTTAAAAGATACAGTAATAGAATTAGAAAATTCAAGTGTTATAGGAATTAATTCTAGCTTAGCTGATAAAGATAAGTTAGTGAAAGAAAATGGTGTTAATATAAGCCCAGAACGATTATTAGTAAACAGAGAGAATGGACTAAATAAAGATTACATACCAGAAGGGTTAAGTATACCCAATATACCATTTTCAGATAAATCAGAGGATGAAGAAAAATATGTAGCAGGAATTATTGTAAAACCATTAGAAGAATTGATAAATACAGCTAAAGAAGAAGGGATAATATTATTTGGTAACTCAGGTTATAGATCTTATAGCTCACAAAAAAATATTTATAAGAATAGGGCAAAATATCAAGGGAAAAAACTTGCAGATGCATATGTAGCTAAGCCAGGATTTAGTGAACATCAAACAGGACTATGTATTGATATTACTAATAAAGATAGATATTTTGTAGAAGGAACAAAGGAAGCCGATTGGCTTGCAA contains the following coding sequences:
- a CDS encoding helix-turn-helix domain-containing protein, whose protein sequence is MAFSNKLYSLRKQKGLSQDELGSKLNVSRQTISKWELGETTPELEKLIALGDFFEISLDELVMDVKAKESTKTEPLVMNRLETIIDSIDRENVKMYTKKISKIVLIIMILILAIDLISMIVYFILNGFSI
- a CDS encoding tetratricopeptide repeat protein, translated to MRKKAIISLLLILIIMLSISGCGKKEKTSVLTNNVKQQEAMKENEIKKFIKNGTNFLNEGKYDDAKSSFEKAVSMEKSNKESYIEIKNKYMGKNRLDDAYYFVKLAVNNNVDTENMKKLLSDIKSRFEVTKLYINVYQNNEYKLPDKIKAKINNEDKEVEVIWNNKSVDTSEIGTTKYQGKIEQYDRIAELNLKVLQSPKEKKENKNKEEKINKNINNSQKPYNDKNIKEVKNGKQIGFINRIYEQNGKKYLKFDKVEFFKNKDSNDRTAEREAIKDGKEDYLFDDGRIANDYYLRNNDNSLEEYEISPNVQVNVCTYHINSNINTIDLQRISYEKLKTLDNVYGQGNALFYIYVEDNVIVKIQEQFRP
- a CDS encoding Ig-like domain-containing protein; this encodes MRKKAIISLTLILIVMLSASGCGKKQKTSILTNDVKQQEAMKENEIKKFIKDGTNFLNAGKYDDAKSSFEKAISMDKSNKGAYIEIKNKYMEKKRIDDAYYFIKLAVSNNVDTENMKKLLNDIKSKFQVTKVYVNVYQDNEYKLPDKIKVKINNEDKEVGVVWNNKSVDTSKVGTIKYEGKIEQYDRIAELYLEIIEIEKEIEKEDNNKKVKNTQEKNKNEKVKEVKEGKQIGFINEIYEQNGKRYLKFDDVEFFLNKDDNDKTAEREAVKDGNKNLVVDGWYYIRNKDKSLEAYEISPNAYIYVCGYRNNLNALDLQKVNYESFKNLGFDHGNFLAYIYVENNVIVRIEEQYRP
- a CDS encoding response regulator transcription factor; the protein is MGFKVLIVEDEVSINDILVSALRADGYTAKGVFLAKEAKDALEIFHPDLILLDINLPDENGFELCRYINNKSCIPIIMLTARNDIVDKVLGLELGADDYITKPFNIKEVLTRVKVAIRRVNKYKEKSEEEFIYINKFVKVNLEGRIVFKDDEEVKLKPQEYELLEFFIKNRNIVFSREILLNKVWGFDYEGEVRTVDVHVRRLRSKLDKENVTSIIDTVFGIGYVMR
- a CDS encoding sensor histidine kinase; its protein translation is MKIRYKFIAGLIFILIVSMVVMNVAITNVLNSNMENGINNFLKQVMNSTHEYVKYTLVTNSTKDKKEALVEEGNYIIKHISLNYECKCDIRDINYKLIEGNVPEEFRSITKKSKEIVMDGKAVVDLKYKNNGVDAMLTYPIYIDNKYMGIVSIVKNYDTEYRNYKNTINIINIIELGTFIVIFIFLFLRTNKITEPITELTDAIKKLGYGDYDIYIAEHGKDEVAILAREFINMRDKIKEQIETIESEKNKVYKLEKGRKEFFNSVTHELKTPLTAISGYAELLLTGMVQDEEFDKRAIERIYSESDRLHKLVLELIDVSKGMCVIEEELKYIDIKELIIQSCNDMNIKANKYSLKIVQNISEGTVKAQQDKIRQVLINIIDNAIKYSYGGNEIYVNSYILDNKYVIEVINNSNPILDEIFNNIFEPFIKSSNDNKDSRGLGLYLCNEIIKEHNGEITIENGSLIKVKITLII
- a CDS encoding M15 family metallopeptidase; its protein translation is MKKRFKKSLLFIIIIIICGFCYMLKDTVIELENSSVIGINSSLADKDKLVKENGVNISPERLLVNRENGLNKDYIPEGLSIPNIPFSDKSEDEEKYVAGIIVKPLEELINTAKEEGIILFGNSGYRSYSSQKNIYKNRAKYQGKKLADAYVAKPGFSEHQTGLCIDITNKDRYFVEGTKEADWLAKNCYRFGFIIRYPKGKKSITNIEYEPWHIRYVGKEAAKYIYDNKITLEEYLGK